From Pseudomonas sp. G.S.17, the proteins below share one genomic window:
- a CDS encoding PLP-dependent aminotransferase family protein, translating to MKTKPDFAYHTVYRYLVGLINDAPSDTATRLPSLRQLALRLKVSISTVQNAYSILEKEGRVCPVPKSGYFAQPNGCSDCSPGSSDGTQSLLETLYNSARRPGMLVLGNDQPTQVQSLESPLLLIERELVRQYPGPLDPNFQPFGDVELRSALAAHYTVSTQRSWLPEDAFVGPDLLAMMKVVLETLALRGSTVLVESPCTWTLLRLLQSFNIRVIELPVDQAGCINVPALDQALLTEGIGLALLPSFLNAVRGSALAAENRQAVADLLNRYRIWVLENDSHGELSFEAPHSRLRDLIDPERLLIIGSFEKILGAEAPYGYLLGKFFNPQWQQYFLLQGFNLPPIRQKAIARLYSSGRLDLHLVELRRLLEQRMLAMTLLIDRHLGRLLQYEMPQGGAVIWAESVACVDMRQVFDQLLQERIVIAPGELFSLQGLHRQNLRISYAIGDHLPIETTLATLRRALSEARCA from the coding sequence ATGAAAACCAAACCTGATTTCGCCTATCACACGGTATATCGCTATCTTGTCGGGCTGATCAACGACGCGCCGAGCGATACGGCAACACGGCTCCCTTCGCTGCGTCAGTTGGCGCTGCGTTTGAAAGTGTCGATTTCGACGGTGCAAAATGCCTATTCGATACTGGAAAAGGAAGGCCGGGTCTGCCCTGTGCCTAAATCCGGCTACTTTGCGCAACCCAATGGCTGCAGCGACTGTTCGCCAGGCAGTTCGGACGGTACGCAAAGTCTTCTGGAAACCCTGTACAACAGCGCGCGCCGCCCCGGCATGCTGGTGCTCGGCAACGATCAGCCGACCCAGGTGCAGTCGCTGGAAAGTCCGCTCTTGTTGATTGAGCGCGAACTGGTCCGGCAGTATCCCGGGCCACTGGATCCGAACTTCCAGCCATTTGGCGATGTGGAACTGCGGTCTGCGTTGGCGGCGCATTACACGGTATCGACGCAGCGCAGCTGGCTTCCGGAAGATGCCTTCGTCGGACCAGACCTGCTGGCCATGATGAAGGTGGTGCTTGAAACCCTGGCGCTGCGCGGCAGTACGGTTCTGGTTGAGTCACCCTGCACCTGGACACTCTTGCGCCTGTTGCAGTCCTTCAACATCCGGGTCATCGAGTTGCCCGTGGATCAGGCGGGGTGTATCAACGTCCCGGCGCTGGACCAGGCGTTACTCACCGAAGGTATAGGCCTGGCGCTGTTGCCGTCGTTTCTCAACGCGGTGCGTGGCAGCGCTTTGGCCGCCGAGAATCGTCAGGCGGTTGCGGATCTGTTGAACCGGTACCGAATCTGGGTGCTGGAGAACGATAGCCATGGCGAGCTCAGTTTCGAGGCGCCCCACAGTCGGTTGCGCGATCTGATCGACCCCGAGCGGCTGTTGATCATTGGTTCATTCGAAAAAATCCTTGGCGCCGAAGCACCTTATGGCTACTTGCTGGGCAAGTTTTTCAATCCGCAATGGCAGCAATACTTCCTGTTGCAGGGGTTCAATCTGCCGCCGATCCGGCAGAAGGCTATTGCGCGGTTGTACAGCAGCGGGCGCCTGGATCTGCATCTGGTAGAACTGCGCCGATTGCTGGAGCAGCGAATGTTGGCCATGACATTACTGATTGACCGTCACCTGGGACGCTTGCTGCAGTACGAGATGCCCCAGGGCGGGGCGGTGATCTGGGCCGAAAGCGTGGCTTGCGTGGACATGCGCCAGGTATTTGATCAGTTGTTGCAGGAACGTATCGTCATCGCTCCGGGCGAGCTGTTCAGCCTGCAGGGTTTGCATCGCCAGAACCTGCGCATCAGCTATGCCATCGGCGATCATTTGCCCATCGAGACCACGCTCGCGACCTTGCGCCGGGCGTTGTCCGAGGCACGCTGCGCTTGA
- a CDS encoding zinc-dependent alcohol dehydrogenase family protein, which produces MSRTIRFHQFGPAEVLKIEEHPAVLPGPGEVQVRVQAIGISWYDVLWRQNLASSQARLPAGMGHEMAGVVTALGEGVDDFAVGDKVASFPSADPNQHPVYGEVVVLPQSALTRYPDVLTPLQASVHYTPLLVAYFAYMDLARIKPGQTALVTDASHCAGPAFVQLGKALGVRVIAATKTDDARDYLLSLGADKVVVTEEQDLLMAINKYTENRGVDVVLDGLGGPQMSIMGDVLAPRGSLVLYGLQGGNQTPFPACAAFQKNIQFFVHCLGNFTGKPELGISQDEAALQRALRDINQLTADRVLVPLKMRVFPFSEVVQAHRYMDGCPIGGRAVLEVEPA; this is translated from the coding sequence ATGTCCCGCACGATCCGTTTTCATCAGTTTGGCCCAGCAGAGGTGCTCAAGATCGAAGAGCATCCTGCCGTGTTGCCTGGACCCGGTGAGGTACAAGTACGTGTCCAGGCGATAGGCATCAGCTGGTATGACGTCCTCTGGCGGCAAAACCTGGCGTCTTCCCAGGCGCGACTCCCTGCGGGCATGGGCCATGAAATGGCTGGCGTAGTCACCGCACTGGGTGAAGGCGTCGACGATTTTGCGGTGGGCGACAAGGTTGCCAGCTTCCCGTCGGCAGACCCGAACCAGCATCCGGTTTACGGCGAAGTTGTGGTGCTGCCACAGTCTGCGCTGACCCGTTACCCCGACGTGTTGACGCCGCTGCAAGCCAGCGTGCATTACACGCCGCTGCTGGTTGCCTATTTTGCCTACATGGACCTGGCGCGTATCAAGCCTGGGCAGACCGCTCTGGTGACCGATGCCAGCCATTGCGCCGGCCCGGCCTTTGTCCAGTTGGGCAAGGCATTGGGTGTGCGAGTGATCGCTGCCACCAAGACTGACGATGCACGGGATTACCTGCTGTCGCTGGGGGCCGATAAAGTCGTGGTCACCGAAGAGCAGGACTTGCTCATGGCGATCAACAAATACACTGAAAACCGTGGCGTCGATGTTGTGCTCGATGGTCTCGGCGGTCCGCAGATGTCAATCATGGGCGACGTCCTGGCGCCACGCGGCAGCCTGGTGCTTTATGGTCTGCAAGGTGGCAATCAGACTCCATTCCCGGCGTGTGCCGCTTTCCAGAAGAACATTCAATTTTTTGTGCATTGCCTGGGTAACTTCACCGGCAAGCCGGAATTGGGTATCTCTCAGGATGAAGCTGCGTTGCAGCGCGCACTGCGGGACATCAATCAGTTGACCGCAGACAGGGTACTGGTGCCGCTGAAAATGCGCGTATTCCCGTTCAGCGAAGTGGTCCAGGCTCACCGTTATATGGACGGCTGCCCGATTGGCGGGCGAGCAGTCCTCGAAGTGGAGCCTGCCTGA
- a CDS encoding LysR family transcriptional regulator, which yields MNRNDLRRVDLNLLIVFETLMHERSVTRAAEKLFLGQPAISAALSRLRGLFDDPLFVRTGRSMEPTARATEIFGLLSPALDSISTAVSRASEFDPATSTAVFRIGLSDDAEFALLPSLLKRLRSEAPGIVLVVRRVNYILMPALLASGEISIGVSYTNDLPANAKRKVLRRSKPMLLRADSMPGALSLEDFCSRPHALVSFAGDLSGFIDGFLEKIDRKRHVVLAVPQFNGLATLLAGTDIIATVPDYAAAVLTAAGGVRAEELPIETQTFELHMAWRGSQDNDPGERWLRSRIQMFFGDPESL from the coding sequence ATGAATCGCAACGACCTGCGTCGCGTCGACCTCAATTTGCTGATCGTTTTCGAAACCCTGATGCACGAACGCAGCGTGACACGCGCCGCAGAGAAGTTGTTTCTCGGGCAACCGGCAATCAGCGCCGCCCTGTCACGGCTGCGCGGGCTGTTTGATGATCCGCTGTTCGTACGCACCGGCCGCAGCATGGAGCCCACCGCCCGGGCGACGGAAATCTTCGGCCTGCTCTCGCCTGCCCTGGATTCCATTTCCACTGCGGTCAGTCGTGCGTCCGAGTTCGACCCGGCAACCAGCACCGCCGTTTTTCGCATTGGGCTTTCCGACGACGCAGAATTCGCCTTGCTGCCTTCATTGCTCAAACGGCTGCGCTCGGAGGCACCCGGCATCGTACTGGTGGTGCGGCGGGTGAATTACATACTGATGCCGGCGTTATTGGCCTCTGGTGAGATTTCCATCGGTGTCAGCTACACCAACGACCTGCCCGCCAACGCCAAGCGCAAGGTGTTGCGCCGCAGCAAGCCCATGCTCCTGCGTGCCGACTCTATGCCTGGCGCGTTGAGCCTGGAAGATTTCTGTTCTCGCCCCCACGCGCTGGTGTCGTTCGCGGGCGACCTGAGTGGTTTCATCGACGGCTTCCTGGAAAAGATCGACCGCAAACGGCATGTCGTGCTGGCAGTCCCGCAATTCAACGGCCTGGCAACCTTGCTGGCAGGCACCGATATCATCGCCACCGTGCCGGATTATGCCGCCGCAGTGCTGACTGCGGCTGGCGGTGTGCGGGCCGAGGAATTGCCGATCGAGACGCAGACGTTCGAACTGCATATGGCCTGGCGCGGCTCGCAAGACAACGATCCAGGCGAGCGATGGCTGCGCTCGCGGATTCAGATGTTCTTTGGCGACCCTGAGAGTCTTTAG
- a CDS encoding VTT domain-containing protein, producing the protein MAFSDALDGKHSHKLNESGRQRDRPGRTQRRPVDRDYSLARSRRDCAVCRDICGGHCRLRTRLNAHGARRFFVRPDGGNATHLARWLAGLLAAAVAFALGRSLLRPWVKRRLANSPTSAAVDHAIESGGFRIVFLLRLASIVPFAPLSYGLGASRIARRDFLLATWIGLLPGTFLYAYLGSLAADVAQIISGEVTTNRSTQMMTWTGLVVALIALLTIARYARKAINQALLQPSSN; encoded by the coding sequence ATGGCTTTCAGTGATGCGCTGGACGGGAAGCATTCCCACAAACTGAATGAATCGGGTAGGCAACGTGATAGACCTGGCCGTACACAGCGTCGCCCAGTGGACCGAGATTATTCGCTCGCTCGCAGTCGTCGGGATTGCGCTGTATGCCGCGATATTTGTGGTGGGCACTGTCGCCTTCGTACCCGCCTCAATGCTCACGGCGCTCGCCGGTTTTTTGTACGGCCCGATGGGGGGAACGCTACTCATCTCGCCCGCTGGCTTGCTGGCTTGCTGGCTGCAGCGGTCGCGTTTGCCTTGGGCAGATCGCTTCTGCGCCCTTGGGTCAAACGACGCCTGGCGAACAGCCCCACATCAGCGGCGGTCGACCACGCAATCGAGTCAGGAGGTTTTCGAATTGTTTTTCTCTTGCGCCTAGCGTCCATCGTGCCGTTCGCTCCGCTGAGCTATGGACTCGGAGCCAGCCGAATCGCCCGTCGAGATTTCCTCCTGGCGACTTGGATCGGCCTGCTTCCTGGAACATTTCTGTATGCGTACTTGGGCTCTCTGGCGGCTGATGTCGCACAGATAATCAGTGGTGAGGTAACGACCAATCGATCGACTCAAATGATGACTTGGACGGGTCTGGTCGTTGCATTGATAGCCTTACTGACCATCGCTAGATATGCACGCAAAGCGATCAACCAAGCCCTTCTTCAACCCTCTTCAAACTAG
- a CDS encoding nuclear transport factor 2 family protein — MSNPTYVEDYNAIVTVLNHYNEGGKQAKSSLMKPAFSEQATIFGVDGEGKLTGGPIQGLFDIIDSAFRPSPEAKGAIVNVDIVGTAASARIDTNDISGFCFTDFFNLLKVDGKWTVISKIYHTHVAP; from the coding sequence ATGAGCAACCCAACTTACGTCGAAGACTACAACGCCATCGTCACGGTGCTGAACCACTACAACGAAGGTGGCAAGCAAGCCAAAAGCAGCCTCATGAAACCTGCCTTCAGCGAGCAGGCCACCATCTTTGGTGTAGATGGCGAAGGCAAGCTGACCGGAGGTCCGATCCAGGGTCTGTTCGACATCATCGACAGCGCCTTCCGGCCCTCACCGGAAGCCAAAGGCGCCATCGTCAACGTCGATATCGTAGGCACCGCTGCCAGCGCACGTATCGATACCAATGACATCTCCGGCTTCTGCTTCACCGATTTCTTCAACTTGCTGAAGGTTGACGGAAAGTGGACCGTCATCAGCAAGATCTACCACACCCACGTTGCTCCTTAA
- a CDS encoding nuclear transport factor 2 family protein, with protein sequence MSKNIKAVPTQDYNAVVAVAQQYADGLRAGSPEVLEQAFHKEAVMYGFTNGKLLGGPISNLFDFVRTNGTAPDISTRLDVLAITPTTAVVRVDMEKDAIGADYNDYLTLIKIDGTWKVIAKVYHQFEG encoded by the coding sequence ATGAGCAAAAACATCAAAGCTGTACCCACCCAGGACTACAACGCCGTTGTCGCCGTGGCCCAGCAATACGCTGACGGCCTGCGTGCCGGCAGCCCGGAAGTGCTGGAGCAGGCCTTCCACAAGGAAGCAGTGATGTACGGCTTCACCAACGGCAAACTGTTGGGCGGCCCGATCAGCAACCTGTTCGACTTCGTCCGTACCAATGGCACGGCCCCGGATATCAGTACCCGCCTGGACGTGCTGGCGATCACCCCAACCACCGCCGTGGTACGGGTGGATATGGAAAAGGACGCGATCGGTGCCGACTACAACGATTACCTGACACTGATCAAAATCGACGGCACCTGGAAGGTGATCGCTAAGGTTTATCACCAGTTCGAAGGCTGA
- a CDS encoding SRPBCC family protein: MAKVEYSAVVDGGAERVWDVLKRFGKISQWHPAIPQSVIEDGQPDGLVGCIRRLTLQDGAILREQLLSVDAVNLQFSYRFVEAPLPVDNYVLTVRLIPLTGEQKTVILWSATFDTREPDPQGQWASTIESLIVGGHESLQVYLNHTATA; encoded by the coding sequence ATGGCAAAAGTTGAATACAGCGCCGTCGTAGACGGCGGCGCCGAGCGCGTTTGGGATGTACTCAAGCGCTTCGGGAAGATCAGCCAGTGGCACCCGGCAATCCCGCAGAGCGTCATCGAGGACGGTCAGCCAGACGGCCTGGTCGGCTGCATTCGTCGGCTGACGTTGCAGGACGGCGCCATTCTGCGCGAGCAGTTGTTGTCGGTAGACGCGGTGAATCTGCAGTTCTCCTACCGCTTCGTTGAAGCGCCACTGCCCGTCGACAACTACGTGTTGACCGTGCGACTGATCCCGCTGACCGGCGAGCAGAAAACCGTGATTCTGTGGTCTGCGACCTTCGACACGCGCGAGCCTGATCCCCAGGGGCAATGGGCCTCGACCATCGAGTCGCTCATTGTCGGCGGGCATGAAAGCCTCCAGGTTTACCTGAACCACACCGCCACCGCGTGA
- a CDS encoding flavin reductase family protein, whose product MHDHIAEVPLEKAYRLINHGPTVLVSAQHEETRNVMAAAWACALDFSPPKVTVVLDKIAKTRELVELSGVFVIQVPTAAQLQLTRAVGSVSLQEDPQKLAHSGVELFSISGHDVPFVAGCSAWLACKLLPEPRNQSTYDLFIVEVVAAWADTRVFSEGHWHFERAHPDFRSLHYIAGGHFYVIGEALTPSVI is encoded by the coding sequence ATGCACGACCACATTGCCGAAGTGCCGCTTGAAAAAGCCTATCGGCTGATCAACCACGGCCCCACCGTGCTGGTTTCTGCTCAACACGAGGAGACTCGAAATGTGATGGCCGCGGCATGGGCCTGTGCATTGGATTTCTCACCACCCAAAGTCACTGTGGTGCTGGACAAGATCGCCAAAACCCGCGAACTCGTAGAGCTTAGCGGCGTGTTTGTGATTCAGGTTCCGACGGCGGCACAGTTGCAATTGACCCGCGCTGTCGGCAGCGTCAGCCTCCAGGAAGATCCACAGAAGCTGGCTCATAGCGGCGTCGAGCTATTCAGTATCAGCGGCCATGACGTGCCATTCGTGGCCGGCTGCTCGGCCTGGCTTGCGTGCAAACTATTGCCCGAACCTCGCAACCAGTCGACCTACGACCTGTTTATCGTTGAAGTCGTCGCTGCCTGGGCCGACACACGCGTATTCAGCGAAGGCCATTGGCACTTTGAGCGCGCGCACCCGGACTTTCGTAGCCTGCACTACATCGCAGGCGGCCACTTTTATGTGATCGGAGAAGCGCTAACCCCATCAGTGATCTAG
- a CDS encoding SDR family oxidoreductase — MNYLQNKTAIITGASSGLGAASALALSEKGVRIVAAALDQQGLDAIVSELKGKGGEAVGRVSDVTNPEDMKALAQFAQDSFGSVDILINNAGLMLFSNWVDLATDDWEKMINVNIKGYLHGIAAVLPFMLKQKSGQILNMDSVAGHQVGPAAGIYSATKFFVQAMTESMRKELGVQHGIRVNTVSPGVINTGWADKVTDPAGRKAAQELNKIAISPDDIGRAVVYALNQPENVTVNDLIISPTRQDW, encoded by the coding sequence ATGAACTACCTGCAGAATAAAACCGCGATCATCACTGGCGCATCGTCCGGCCTGGGTGCTGCATCGGCACTTGCCTTGTCCGAGAAAGGCGTTCGAATTGTCGCAGCAGCCCTGGACCAGCAAGGCCTGGACGCCATCGTCAGCGAGCTGAAAGGCAAGGGCGGTGAAGCAGTAGGTCGCGTCAGCGACGTTACCAATCCTGAGGATATGAAAGCGCTCGCGCAATTCGCCCAGGACTCTTTCGGTTCGGTGGATATCCTGATCAACAACGCAGGCTTGATGCTGTTTTCCAACTGGGTCGACCTGGCCACCGATGATTGGGAAAAGATGATCAACGTGAACATCAAAGGATACCTGCACGGTATCGCCGCGGTGTTGCCGTTCATGCTGAAACAGAAGTCGGGCCAGATCCTGAATATGGATTCGGTCGCTGGTCATCAGGTCGGGCCTGCTGCGGGTATCTACAGCGCCACCAAGTTCTTCGTTCAGGCCATGACCGAGTCGATGCGTAAAGAGCTGGGTGTGCAGCACGGCATCCGTGTCAACACGGTCAGCCCGGGTGTGATCAACACCGGTTGGGCCGATAAAGTCACCGACCCGGCAGGCCGTAAAGCGGCTCAAGAGCTGAATAAAATTGCTATCTCGCCGGACGATATTGGTCGCGCAGTGGTGTATGCACTGAATCAGCCTGAAAACGTCACCGTCAACGACCTGATCATTTCGCCGACCCGTCAGGATTGGTAA
- a CDS encoding alkene reductase, with amino-acid sequence MTDNATRTDLFTPINLGAMKLANRILMAPVTRSRYAEDGIPNELHAEYYAQRATAGLIVAEATNISAQGRGYAATPGIWSEEQVAGWKKVTDAVHAAGGKIVSQLWHVGRFSSVELQPDGAAPVAPSAIKAEGDTYTTNGFVPVSMPRGLETDEIPGIIEQYKRAAENAKRAGFDGVEVHSANSYLLDQFLRDSTNHRTDQYGGSIENRARLTLEVTETIVKIWGNDRVGIRLSPVTPDAGNTPPDSNVMAMYGYLIQQLNALDLAYLHFVEGATATSRDVPEGVDMDALSAQFNGPFIGNNNYDLDMAIERRAQGKIDAVAFGRLFISNPDLVERLRRGAELTIAPRESYYGGGAKGYTDWPVGNY; translated from the coding sequence ATGACAGACAACGCCACTCGTACCGACTTATTCACCCCCATCAACCTGGGCGCGATGAAACTCGCCAACCGTATTTTGATGGCGCCTGTAACCCGTAGCCGCTATGCCGAAGATGGCATCCCCAACGAGCTGCACGCTGAGTATTACGCTCAACGCGCCACCGCGGGCTTGATCGTCGCCGAGGCCACCAATATTTCCGCGCAAGGCCGCGGTTACGCGGCCACCCCCGGCATCTGGAGCGAGGAGCAGGTTGCGGGCTGGAAGAAAGTCACGGACGCCGTGCATGCCGCCGGCGGGAAGATCGTCAGCCAACTATGGCATGTGGGACGGTTCTCCAGTGTCGAGCTGCAACCTGACGGTGCCGCACCGGTCGCACCTTCCGCGATCAAGGCTGAAGGCGACACCTATACCACCAACGGCTTCGTCCCGGTGTCGATGCCACGGGGGCTTGAAACCGATGAGATCCCGGGGATCATCGAGCAGTACAAACGTGCTGCCGAGAATGCCAAGCGTGCTGGTTTTGACGGGGTAGAGGTTCACTCGGCCAACAGCTACCTGCTGGACCAGTTCCTGCGGGACTCGACCAACCATCGCACCGACCAGTACGGCGGCTCCATCGAGAACCGTGCGCGTCTGACCCTGGAAGTGACCGAAACAATCGTCAAGATCTGGGGCAACGACCGTGTTGGCATTCGTTTGTCGCCGGTGACGCCTGACGCCGGCAACACGCCGCCCGACAGCAATGTCATGGCGATGTACGGCTACCTGATCCAGCAGTTGAACGCCTTAGACCTGGCGTACCTGCACTTCGTTGAAGGCGCTACCGCCACCTCGCGTGATGTACCGGAAGGCGTGGACATGGACGCATTGAGCGCGCAGTTCAACGGGCCCTTCATCGGCAACAACAACTACGACCTGGACATGGCTATTGAGCGCCGCGCCCAAGGCAAGATCGACGCCGTAGCGTTTGGCCGCCTGTTTATCTCCAACCCGGACCTGGTTGAGCGCTTGCGTCGTGGAGCCGAACTGACCATCGCACCGCGCGAGTCGTATTACGGCGGCGGCGCCAAGGGCTACACCGACTGGCCCGTCGGCAACTACTGA
- a CDS encoding TetR/AcrR family transcriptional regulator — MKKHHSETRQHILDVARTLMTHKGYTSVGLAEVVAAASVPKGSFYHYFKSKEEFGQALLEQYFSDYLATVDTLLMGSAPAAQRLLSYFQYWAQTQCSDLPTDKCLVVKLGAEVCDLSEGMRLVLDRGTQAIHAKLERCIEQGLVDGSITSTAPSETLAQSLYQVWLGASLMMKIGKRDDAFETSLTLAKRLLS, encoded by the coding sequence ATGAAAAAGCATCATTCTGAAACACGCCAACACATCCTGGATGTCGCCAGGACGTTGATGACTCACAAAGGCTACACCAGCGTAGGGTTAGCTGAGGTGGTAGCGGCTGCGAGCGTGCCTAAAGGTTCGTTCTACCACTACTTCAAATCCAAGGAAGAATTTGGTCAGGCATTGCTTGAACAGTATTTTTCCGACTACCTCGCAACAGTCGACACGCTGTTGATGGGTTCTGCACCCGCCGCGCAAAGGCTGCTGAGTTACTTCCAGTATTGGGCGCAAACCCAGTGCTCTGATTTGCCTACCGACAAGTGCCTAGTGGTCAAGTTAGGCGCCGAGGTCTGTGACCTCTCGGAGGGCATGCGCCTGGTGCTCGACCGAGGCACGCAGGCTATCCACGCAAAGCTTGAGCGCTGTATTGAGCAGGGGCTTGTCGATGGCTCGATCACGTCCACAGCGCCAAGCGAGACGCTTGCGCAATCGCTCTATCAGGTTTGGCTCGGCGCTTCGTTGATGATGAAGATCGGCAAGCGCGACGACGCCTTTGAAACATCCCTGACTCTGGCAAAGCGACTTTTGTCGTAG
- a CDS encoding LysR family transcriptional regulator, whose translation MNPPSPTSTFNTECLAQFNLNCLVIFAALYQEKSVTRASERLNIGQPAVSNSLSKLRLIFQDPLFFRRNAEMVPTAVADDIAKHVIPLLSGIGHVHVPALGHASRPN comes from the coding sequence ATGAACCCCCCTTCCCCCACGTCAACGTTCAACACCGAGTGCCTTGCGCAATTCAACCTCAATTGCCTGGTGATCTTCGCTGCGCTGTATCAGGAAAAAAGTGTCACCAGGGCGTCCGAGCGGTTGAACATTGGGCAGCCCGCGGTCAGCAACAGCCTGTCCAAACTCAGGCTGATTTTTCAGGACCCACTGTTTTTTCGCCGAAACGCAGAGATGGTGCCCACCGCAGTCGCCGATGATATTGCGAAGCATGTGATACCGCTATTGAGCGGTATTGGCCACGTGCACGTACCGGCCCTTGGGCACGCGTCACGGCCGAACTGA
- a CDS encoding TetR/AcrR family transcriptional regulator, with protein sequence MTNSTPIPVPRAKGRPRAFDRDQALLQALAVFWRRGYEPASVAELCSAMGVSPPSLYAAFGNKAKLFLEAVAYYEATFWDATWERMDTEPDIVLAISEFFHTSASILTEPEAPCGCMVVLAAVNVSDDAGEVTATLKALRQEGRDYLQQRLDRAVEQGQLKPETNTRLLAAALNTLLEGMSLQAHDAASREDLQGIGATAVAMLSPSLSA encoded by the coding sequence ATGACCAACTCCACCCCAATCCCTGTTCCACGCGCAAAAGGACGCCCGCGCGCGTTTGATCGAGACCAGGCTCTGCTGCAGGCGTTGGCAGTGTTTTGGAGGCGTGGCTACGAGCCGGCCTCTGTGGCGGAATTGTGTTCAGCCATGGGCGTCAGCCCTCCCAGCCTGTATGCGGCGTTCGGCAACAAAGCCAAGTTGTTTCTCGAAGCGGTTGCCTACTACGAAGCGACGTTCTGGGATGCCACGTGGGAGCGCATGGACACCGAGCCCGACATAGTGCTTGCCATCAGCGAGTTCTTCCACACCTCCGCGTCGATCTTGACCGAACCCGAGGCGCCCTGCGGCTGTATGGTCGTCCTCGCGGCAGTCAATGTCTCCGACGATGCCGGTGAAGTCACCGCGACCCTAAAGGCCTTGCGCCAGGAAGGCCGTGACTACTTACAGCAGCGCTTGGATCGCGCAGTGGAACAAGGTCAGCTCAAACCGGAAACCAACACTCGCCTGCTCGCCGCGGCCTTGAATACATTGCTCGAAGGCATGTCCCTGCAGGCACATGACGCTGCCAGCAGGGAAGATCTGCAAGGCATCGGCGCAACAGCCGTAGCGATGCTGAGCCCTTCCCTGTCAGCTTGA